In Desertibacillus haloalkaliphilus, a single genomic region encodes these proteins:
- a CDS encoding 2-isopropylmalate synthase — MQRINVFDTTLRDGEQSAGVNLNFEEKIEIAKQLERLGVDIIEAGFPASSQGDFNSVKAIADTVRGSSVTGLSRSLQKEIDISWDALKGGAEPRLHVFIATSPIHMTHKLKMTPDQVVEAAVDSVKYASQRFPHVQWSAEDACRSDLDFLVRIVEKVIDAGASVINIPDTVGYITPQEIGHIFSYLKHNVPNIDKAKLSAHCHDDLGMAVANSLAAIENGAEQVECTINGIGERAGNASLEEIAVALKIRGDFYQAETGLKLNEIKRTSTLVSKLTGMAVPNNKAVVGDNAFAHESGIHQDGVLKEKTTYEIITPELVGVSSNRMVLGKHSGRHAFKEKVKELGYTATEEQIKKVFKEFKELADKKKEVTEDDIFALMTEEKIGSAVKYYEVETIQVNYGTTNIPTATITMTNPDGELVQEAATGSGSVEAVYNTLERIINAPIVLKDYRIQSITGGRDALAEVYVKVLFNDVESSGRGTAHDVLEASAKAYVNAVNRILNRKNRSEVAESKVHI; from the coding sequence GTGCAAAGAATTAATGTCTTCGATACAACGTTAAGGGACGGAGAACAATCAGCAGGAGTGAACCTTAACTTTGAGGAAAAGATAGAGATTGCAAAACAACTAGAACGCCTTGGTGTAGATATTATTGAAGCTGGGTTCCCAGCTTCTTCCCAAGGGGACTTCAATTCCGTGAAGGCAATTGCAGATACAGTAAGAGGGAGTTCTGTGACAGGTCTTTCCCGATCGCTTCAGAAAGAAATTGATATTTCTTGGGATGCGCTTAAAGGCGGAGCAGAACCACGCTTACATGTATTTATTGCGACCTCACCTATTCATATGACGCATAAGCTAAAAATGACACCAGACCAAGTTGTCGAAGCTGCGGTTGACTCCGTGAAATATGCGTCACAACGTTTCCCGCACGTGCAATGGTCAGCTGAGGATGCTTGTCGCTCCGATCTTGATTTTCTCGTCCGAATTGTAGAGAAGGTCATTGATGCAGGTGCTAGTGTCATTAACATTCCTGATACGGTTGGTTATATTACCCCGCAGGAAATTGGTCATATCTTTAGTTATTTGAAGCACAATGTTCCAAACATTGATAAGGCTAAGCTTTCGGCACACTGTCATGACGATCTTGGAATGGCGGTTGCGAACTCATTAGCAGCGATTGAAAATGGCGCTGAGCAAGTCGAATGTACGATTAACGGCATCGGTGAGCGGGCCGGAAATGCCTCACTAGAAGAGATTGCCGTTGCTCTAAAAATTCGTGGTGATTTTTATCAAGCAGAAACCGGGTTGAAACTGAACGAAATTAAGCGCACAAGTACTCTCGTCAGTAAGCTAACAGGTATGGCTGTGCCTAACAATAAAGCTGTTGTTGGTGACAATGCCTTTGCTCATGAATCAGGAATTCATCAAGACGGTGTCTTAAAAGAAAAAACAACCTATGAAATTATCACGCCTGAGTTAGTAGGTGTTTCTTCTAACCGGATGGTATTAGGAAAACATTCCGGACGCCATGCCTTCAAAGAGAAGGTCAAAGAACTTGGTTATACAGCGACAGAGGAGCAAATCAAAAAGGTCTTTAAAGAATTTAAAGAGCTTGCAGATAAGAAAAAAGAAGTCACAGAGGATGATATTTTCGCACTGATGACAGAAGAGAAGATTGGTTCTGCTGTTAAATACTATGAAGTAGAAACGATCCAAGTGAACTACGGAACGACAAACATTCCAACGGCAACAATTACGATGACAAATCCAGATGGTGAGCTCGTTCAAGAAGCAGCAACAGGGTCTGGAAGTGTTGAAGCGGTTTACAATACGCTAGAACGAATTATTAATGCTCCAATTGTTCTGAAAGATTATCGTATTCAGTCAATTACTGGAGGTCGTGATGCATTAGCAGAAGTATATGTCAAAGTATTGTTCAATGACGTTGAATCGAGCGGTCGTGGCACAGCCCATGACGTGTTAGAAGCTTCTGCAAAAGCTTATGTCAATGCGGTAAACCGTATCTTAAACCGGAAAAATCGTAGTGAAGTAGCTGAAAGTAAAGTTCACATCTAA
- the ilvC gene encoding ketol-acid reductoisomerase encodes MAKVFYNGDVNEGVLQGKKVAIIGYGSQGHAHAQNLRESGVDVIIGLRQGKSWDQAKNDGFNVYTVAEAAQQADVIMVLLPDEHQPKVYKEEIEPALTDGKALAFAHGFNIHFNQIVPPSTVDVFLAAPKGPGHLVRRTFEDGAGVPGLIAVYQDATGLAKDIALAYAKQIGSARAGVLETTFQEETETDLFGEQAVLCGGTSALVKAGFETLVEAGYQPEVAYFECLHELKLIVDLMYEGGLEYMRYSISDTAQWGDFQAGPRVVTDETKAAMKEILTDIQTGKFAKGWIQENQVNRPEYTAINEREKQHPIEVVGRELREMMPFVKAKSKGVVGSAKN; translated from the coding sequence ATGGCAAAAGTATTTTATAACGGAGATGTAAATGAAGGTGTATTACAAGGGAAAAAGGTAGCAATCATCGGGTACGGTTCTCAAGGTCATGCCCATGCACAAAACTTACGCGAAAGTGGCGTTGATGTGATCATTGGTCTACGTCAAGGGAAGTCTTGGGATCAAGCAAAAAATGATGGTTTTAATGTTTATACAGTAGCAGAAGCTGCACAACAAGCAGATGTAATTATGGTGTTACTACCAGATGAGCATCAACCAAAAGTATATAAAGAAGAAATTGAACCAGCACTTACGGATGGTAAAGCATTAGCATTCGCACACGGGTTTAACATTCACTTTAACCAAATCGTTCCTCCATCAACAGTAGACGTATTTTTAGCTGCACCAAAAGGACCAGGTCACCTCGTTCGTCGTACGTTTGAAGATGGAGCAGGTGTACCAGGGCTTATCGCAGTGTATCAAGATGCGACTGGATTAGCAAAAGACATTGCATTAGCGTATGCAAAACAAATTGGTTCAGCAAGAGCTGGCGTATTAGAAACAACATTCCAAGAAGAAACTGAAACAGATCTATTCGGTGAGCAAGCCGTACTATGTGGTGGTACATCAGCACTAGTAAAAGCTGGGTTTGAAACATTAGTAGAAGCAGGTTATCAACCAGAAGTCGCTTACTTCGAATGTTTACATGAGTTAAAACTAATTGTTGACCTTATGTATGAAGGTGGACTTGAATATATGCGCTATTCCATCTCAGATACAGCACAGTGGGGTGACTTCCAAGCAGGACCTCGTGTCGTAACGGATGAGACAAAAGCTGCGATGAAAGAGATTTTAACAGATATCCAAACAGGGAAATTTGCAAAAGGTTGGATTCAAGAGAATCAAGTGAACCGCCCTGAATATACTGCAATTAATGAAAGAGAAAAACAGCACCCTATCGAAGTTGTCGGACGTGAACTTCGCGAAATGATGCCATTTGTTAAGGCCAAATCAAAAGGAGTGGTAGGTAGTGCAAAGAATTAA
- the ilvN gene encoding acetolactate synthase small subunit, which translates to MKRTVTATVNNTSGVLNRITGLFARRNFNIESITVGITENPSISRMTFVVVVDSHQGIEQVIKQLNKQVDVLKVKDITDEPIVARELALIKIFASPQQRGEIAAVVGPFRATIIDVSRESMTVQVTGDHQKVEALIDLLRPYGIKEIARTGITAFKRGTKKSVIDENRYTLIN; encoded by the coding sequence ATGAAACGTACAGTTACAGCAACGGTAAATAATACTTCTGGTGTTTTGAACCGGATTACAGGATTATTTGCTCGACGTAACTTCAATATTGAAAGCATCACAGTTGGGATTACTGAAAATCCATCAATATCACGGATGACCTTTGTGGTCGTCGTTGATAGCCACCAAGGCATTGAACAAGTGATAAAACAATTGAATAAACAAGTGGATGTCTTAAAAGTAAAAGACATTACTGATGAGCCGATAGTGGCAAGGGAGTTAGCACTCATTAAGATTTTTGCTTCCCCACAACAGCGTGGCGAAATTGCTGCTGTTGTTGGCCCATTTCGAGCCACGATTATTGATGTTAGCCGTGAGAGCATGACAGTTCAAGTCACGGGTGACCACCAAAAAGTAGAAGCGCTGATTGACCTTTTACGTCCATATGGAATTAAGGAAATTGCCCGAACAGGAATTACAGCCTTTAAACGGGGAACAAAAAAATCAGTCATTGATGAAAATCGATATACGTTAATTAATTAA